A part of Acropora palmata chromosome 8, jaAcrPala1.3, whole genome shotgun sequence genomic DNA contains:
- the LOC141890850 gene encoding TNF receptor-associated factor 4-like — translation MVQRVVRIIRSRKAKVNFLKITAVVNNKNNNFLSLMTLQYRHSMDLSMFSIYCMIKVFRDLAWEREILSLRIECEKRKRGCDWTGQLRYYEEHFVNCEYEDETCDDCNEMMQRRLLHKHITSECPNRMVQCEHCEKEFAYCHTACHEDIECPRFPVNCPQECGEGEIPREEVESHVKDDCVMTMVHCTYEEAGCTFYDKRRNLKTHLEISMEEHLNRAWSTLLKTTERVNKLEEVERNMQRLLLKNDPEITDLRVEVGNRGELRNDMEKMRRLCKKNEDEIYALIRVVQIMQSKLNANEENHPGKPKKRNLPEKKNDDSKSPARKYVHDNFPI, via the exons ATGGTACAAAGGGTGGTGAGAATTATACGatcaagaaaagcaaaagtgAATTTCTTAAAAATTACGGCAGtagtaaataataaaaacaacaattttctctctttgatGACTCTTCAATATCGACATTCAATGGACCTTTcaatgttttctatttactGTATGATAAAGGTCTTTCGTGACTTGGCCTGGGAGCGGGAGATACTTTCCCTTCGCATCGAATGCGAGAAGAGGAAGAGAGGATGTGACTGGACTGGACAACTCCGGTACTACGAG GAACACTTTGTGAACTGCGAATATGAAGACGAAACATGTGATGACTGTAACGAAATGATGCAAAGAAGGCTACTGCACAAACACATCACATCAGAATGTCCAAACAGGATGGTGCAATGTGAGCATTGTGAAAAGGAGTTCGCCTATTGCCACACAGCG TGTCACGAAGATATTGAATGCCCTCGTTTTCCTGTGAATTGCCCTCAAGAATGTGGCGAAGGGGAGATTCCCCGAGAAGAG gtGGAGTCCCATGTGAAGGACGATTGTGTCATGACCATGGTGCACTGCACCTATGAGGAAGCTGGATGTACGTTCTAT GACAAAaggagaaatttaaaaactcACCTTGAGATCTCGATGGAGGAACACCTAAACAGAGCATGGTCTACACTCCTAAAGACAACAGAGCGAGTGAACAAGTTGGAAGAGGTCGAACGCAACATGCAAAGATTATTGCTCAAGAATGACCCAGAAATAACGGATCTAAGGGTTGAAGTGGGAAATAGAGGGGAACTGCGGAATGACATGGAAAAAATGCGACGACTATGTAAGAAGAACGAGGACGAGATCTACGCACTGATAAGGGTTGTACAAATCATGCAAAGCAAGCTTAATGCCAACGAGGAAAATCACCCTGGAAAACCGAAAAAACGAAACCtcccagaaaaaaagaacgacGATTCAAAGAGCCCTGCACGCAAGTATGTGCACGACAATTTTCCCATCTAA